The Stigmatella aurantiaca genome segment CGGCGAGCCCGAGGGCCCGCGGGGCGCGGACAGACGTGTGAGTGGAGAGGGAGGACATCGTCAGGAGGCTAGCGCTTGGGCGAGGGGGAAGGGGAGACGGGGGCCGGGGCGGCCTCCGGCGCGGGGGCCGGGGGCGGCGGCGGGGGCGCGCGGCGGGCATCGGAGATGACGCGCTCCATGGCCTGCTCCAGGTTCGGATGGGCCGCGGTGCCCGGCTGGTCACCCCAGCCGTTGCGAAGCGCCTGCTGCTGGCCGGCGATCTTCTGCTCGGCGTGGAAGTCCTGCTGGAACAGGCGCTGGTTGACGATGCCGATCTCGTACTGGCCCATGGCGGCAGGGCGGGGGGTGGGGCCCTCCGGCAGCTGCTCGTTCATGGTGGCCACCTGGATGCGCCAGGCCCACACGCCGCCCACGGCGAAGATGATGAGCGAGATGACGCCCACGCTGACCACCTTGCCGAGGATGAGGTGATCCTCCTCGGCCGCCACGCCATGCGCGCCGGTGATGATGCGCGACTCCTGCTCGACCTGGGTCTTCTTCATGGCTGCACGTACCTCAGGGACTCGGCGATGTACGGATCCTTCACCGGCAGCGTGTACCGGCCGCGGATGCGGAACAGGGCGAAGGCGATGGAGATGCCTCCCACGCCCAGGAAGGCGGTGACGAGCGTCCAGTGGAAGGACGGGTGCTCGGGGCTGAGGGCCGGCCAGATGAGCCAGTACAGGTCCACCGCGTGGATGACGAGCAGGTACACGGCCACCACCGCCAGCTTGCGCGGCTGCAGCTTGAGGTTGCGCGACAGGAGGATGGCGAACGGCAGCAGGAAGTGCAGGAAGAACAGCGAGATGGACAGGCTGCGCCAGCCGGTGGCGATGCGCGTGTGGTACCAGGGCGCCTCTTCCGGAAGGTTGGCGATCCAGATGAGGAAGAACTGGGAGAAGGCGATGTAGGCCCAGAAGGCCGTGAAGCCCAGCATCAGCTTGCCCAGGTTGTGGAAGTGCGAGGGCTTCACCAGATTGCCGTACAGGTTATGCCCCTGCGCGTTCACCGACACGATCGTCAGCACGCAGAAGACCGCCAGGAAGCTGCCCGTGAAGTAATAGACGCCGAAGATGGTGGAAAACCACAGCGGCGTGAGGCTCATCATCCAGTCGAACGAAGCAAAAGTAATGGTGAGCGCAAGGAAGGGCAGGGAGCCCGGGGACCACTTGCGCAGGCTCGCGGTGCGCTCGAGCTGACCGTCCTCGTCCTGGCGGGTGCTGAGCGAGTGCAGCCGGTGGCTCACGAAGATCCACACGCCGAAGTAGATGACCTGGCGCACGGCGAAGAACGTGGGGTTCAGGTAGCCGTGCTGCTTGTGGCCCAGGTGCTCGCGCTCCAGCTCGCTCAGGCTGTTGACGAGCTCCGAGCCGGGGAACCAGGGGTAGATGTGCTTGAGGGCCGGGATGAGGCCCAGGAAGAGCACCGCGAACAGGGGGATGGACACGGCCATCGTCTCCATCACCCGGCGCAGCACCGTCATCCACGTGGCCTTGGCCGTGTGGAAGATGGCGATCATGATGGTCGAGGCGATGGAGATGCCGGCCCAGTACGCGAACGCCAGCAGGTAGCTGTGGCCGGTGGCGCGCGGGTCCACGAAGTACCCCGCGGCGGTGGCCAGCAGGCCGAGCACGCCGATGCCGCCGGCCAGCGGCATGAGCTTGGGCGTGGCGGTGTAACGCTCCACGGAAATCATCGGTTCTCCTGGGGAAGGGGCTCGCCTCCCGGACGGGTGGACCGGGCGGCCTGGAGCGCGCGCACGTAGGCGACCACGGCCCAGCGCTCCTGGGTGTTGAGCTCGCCGCTGAAGGACGGCATCACGCCGTAGCCCTCGTTGATGGCGGTGTAGAAGTGGCCCGCCGGGCGCTCGGACAAATCCAGCAGGGACGGCGGCAGCCGCAGGCCCATGTTCTCCGCGACGATGCTGTTTCCGTCACCGAGCACGCCATGGCACTGCGAGCAGACGATGTTGTACTTCTTCTGGCCGAGCAGCAGCAGGCTCTTGTCCACGGACACCGGGATGGCGGACACCAGCTGCGTGCCCACGCGGCCGGTGGTCAGCCCCGGGTTGCCCACGAGCTGCTCGCGCGCGACGGTGCCCTCAGGCGGGGTGCGCATGGCACGCCCGTCGGCCCAGAACTCGGAGGTCTCGTAGTACTCGTACTTGGCCTGGTCCTCCATGCGCTGGAGGGTTTCGGAGGAGACGTGGCAGCCGGTGAGGGCCACCAGTCCCATGGCGGGGATGAGGGACTTCATTCCTTCTCTCCGGTGACGACGGTCACCTGGGTGGCGCCCAGGCCCTGCAGCTGCTTCATGACATCATCCGTGTTCACGCCCGCGAGCTTCGGAACGCTCAACCAGAAGCCGTGCGTGGAGGCGCTGCGGAACGCCTCGTGCTCGAACACCGGGTGGTAGAGCTGGGGCAGACGGCTGAGCGCCATGAGGCCGAAGAAGATGCCGAAGGCGGTGAAGAGCACCGACAGCTCGAAGGTGACGGGCACCCACGAGGGCAGGCTCAGGATGGGGCGGCCACCCACGTTGAGCGGGTAGTCCACCGAGTTCATGAACGTCTGCATCGTCAGCGCGGTGATGCAGCCGGTGAGCGTGCCGCCCAGGGCGATGGCGGGCACCTTGGAGGGGGGCAGGCCGAGCGCCTCGGACCCGCCGTGCAGCGGGTACGGGGAGTACGTGTCCATGCCCTGAAAACCCTTCAGGCGCATTTCATTGGTGGCGGCGACCAGGGCTTCGGGCGTCTCGAATTCGCCCAGCACATAGCTGTCGAGGACCTTGGCTTGCATGGCTCTAGTGCGCTCCGTGGGTGAGGGTTCCCGCCGCGCCCGTGTCGTTGGCGTGGCCTGCGTGGGCAGCGTGGGCGGCGTGCTTGAGCTCCAGCTGCATCTCCTTCACCTCGCTGATGGCCACCGCGGGGATGAACTTGAGGAACAGCAGGAACAGGGTGCCGAACAGGCCCAGCGTGCCGATGTAGATGGACCAGTCCACCCAGGTGGGCGCGTACATGTCCCACGAGGAGGGCAGGAAGTCCTGGTGCAGCGAGGTGACGATGATGATGAAGCGCTCGCACCACATGCCGATGTTCACCAGGATGGAGGCCACCCACATGATGGGGATGCTCGTGCGGCACTTCTTGAACCAGAAGATGTTCGGGGTGATGACGTTGCAGGCGATCATCAGCCAGTACACCGGCCAGTAGGGCCCCCGCGCGCGGTTCACGTAGAAGGTCCAGATTTCATACTGGCTCTGCGAGTACCAGGCGATGAAGTGCTCCATCATGTACCCGTAGGACACGAGCAGGCCCGTCGCGAGGATGACCTTGTTCATGTTCTCCAGGTGGCGGTCCGTAATCACGTCGCGCAGGCCCATGTACTTGCGCGCCGGGACGATGAGCGTAATCACCATGGCGAAGCCGGAGAACACGGCGCCGGCCACGAAGTAGGGCGGGAAGATGGTGGCGTGCCAGCCGGGCAGCAGCGACACCGCGAAGTCGAAGGACACGATGGTGTGCACCGAGACGACGAGCGGCGTGGAGATACCGGCCAGGAGCAGGTAGGCGATCTTGTAGTTGTGCCAGTGCCGCCCGGAGCCGCGCCAGCCGAGGCTGAAGATGCCGTAGAGGATGCGCTGGAGCTTCGTCTTCGACGAGTCGCGCAGCGCCGCCAGGTCCGGCACGAGGCCCACGTACCAGAACAGCGCGGACACCGTGAGGTAGGTGGAGATGGCGAACACGTCCCAGAGCAGC includes the following:
- a CDS encoding c-type cytochrome yields the protein MKSLIPAMGLVALTGCHVSSETLQRMEDQAKYEYYETSEFWADGRAMRTPPEGTVAREQLVGNPGLTTGRVGTQLVSAIPVSVDKSLLLLGQKKYNIVCSQCHGVLGDGNSIVAENMGLRLPPSLLDLSERPAGHFYTAINEGYGVMPSFSGELNTQERWAVVAYVRALQAARSTRPGGEPLPQENR
- a CDS encoding DUF3341 domain-containing protein, with the translated sequence MQAKVLDSYVLGEFETPEALVAATNEMRLKGFQGMDTYSPYPLHGGSEALGLPPSKVPAIALGGTLTGCITALTMQTFMNSVDYPLNVGGRPILSLPSWVPVTFELSVLFTAFGIFFGLMALSRLPQLYHPVFEHEAFRSASTHGFWLSVPKLAGVNTDDVMKQLQGLGATQVTVVTGEKE
- the nrfD gene encoding NrfD/PsrC family molybdoenzyme membrane anchor subunit; the protein is MAETAAHSALDPLEPRDLVPPHHNDRTLNETLLDYVWQKPGKGWFMLFGISLCLLSLLVIGLTYTVAKGIGTWGNNQPVSWALEIVNFVWWVGIGHAGTLISAILLLFQQKWRTSINRFAEAMTLFAVMCAGLFPLFHTGRPWFAFWLFPYPSTLGAWPQFRSPLLWDVFAISTYLTVSALFWYVGLVPDLAALRDSSKTKLQRILYGIFSLGWRGSGRHWHNYKIAYLLLAGISTPLVVSVHTIVSFDFAVSLLPGWHATIFPPYFVAGAVFSGFAMVITLIVPARKYMGLRDVITDRHLENMNKVILATGLLVSYGYMMEHFIAWYSQSQYEIWTFYVNRARGPYWPVYWLMIACNVITPNIFWFKKCRTSIPIMWVASILVNIGMWCERFIIIVTSLHQDFLPSSWDMYAPTWVDWSIYIGTLGLFGTLFLLFLKFIPAVAISEVKEMQLELKHAAHAAHAGHANDTGAAGTLTHGAH